A genome region from Primulina eburnea isolate SZY01 chromosome 9, ASM2296580v1, whole genome shotgun sequence includes the following:
- the LOC140840473 gene encoding uncharacterized protein, with protein sequence MGDRKENPDSQDKGLFSNLAAYAAGAAYYPQHHGPYPPPAYHPHGYPPQGYPPYGYPPPGGHPPAGYPPPPGYPPSGYPPPGGFPPASYPGSSHSGHGIGGLLAGGAAAAAAAYGAHHLAHGGYHHGGYFGHHHGKFKHGKFKHGKFGKRWKHGMFGKHKGKFFRFKKWK encoded by the exons atgggagacAGAAAGGAAAACCCGGATAGCCAGGATAAAGGGTTGTTTTCGAATCTTGCAGCATATGCTGCTGGAGCTGCTTATTACCCTCAACACCATGGACCGTACCCGCCTCCTGCATATCATCCGCATGGTTATCCACCACAAGGATATCCTCCATATGGATATCCACCTCCGGGCGGACATCCACCAGCAGGGTACCCTCCTCCTCCAGGATATCCACCATCTGGATATCCTCCCCCAGGCGGATTTCCTCCTGCCAGTTATCCGGGGTCGTCCCATTCAG GCCACGGAATTGGAGGACTCTTAGCTGGAGGTGCCGCAGCAGCAGCCGCTGCATATGGGGCTCACCATTTGGCTCACGGTGGATATCATCATGGTGGATATTTTGGCCATCACCATGGAAAGTTTAAGCATGGAAAGTTCAAACATGGCAAGTTTGGGAAACGCTGGAAGCACGGTATGTTCGGGAAGCATAAGGGCAAGTTTTTCAGGTTCAAGAAGTGGAAGTAA
- the LOC140840841 gene encoding uncharacterized protein yields MDITFSSAALRPPVLDGTNYSLWKVKIRYYIKSLDERAWQRVINGWTPPVATDQEGDNRPKPESDWTADEVQNSNHNSKALNAIFTSVDMNMFSLITNCTSAKKAWDILQCHCEGSENVRRTRLRMLTSKFEMMRMEESESILEYDRRLREIANEAFSAGDSISSERLVSKILRSLPERFNIKICAIDEAKDTSKMSVEDLISSLRTFEMNLDMQRKDKGKTIALQASNDSYNELLQISQEANDSDLCEDSISFITKKFGDYLKKIREKKKDAQPSKYYSLPEKPQRSPAMLPTQTRNEGKGQLISRKFDSVQCRECQGFGHYANECANRLRKNKGYNASLSDEETDPEENSTDEDNQTSLTALLTETSWLQVNPAGVATPGYSICEKSVCFNSTVSGNLNEDNQEVDGEELTLESVQELYEELFEDWTKRNKLNANLVKENAELKSVVKENADLKAVVAKLEVILSKKDLELGKTREDLQKATETLSKFNTSSSKLESILLMGRDDKKGLGFKDIVHETGESSKPTVFVKGEADTSSQPQSKSPIKSSSQIKQPSAQISKRRKRRDDRINQKSSQMLPRMLSNILRNTSYHQPTVRQIWVPKVIGTRSSDNCYQIGEDLSCKHVKITELDLWHQKLGHANFKTRKNLNKYDAVRGMPNLSSGIPYVCGDCQKGKQTHVSHPVLPTPGTTRCLELLHMNLMGPMEVESLGGKKYSFVCVDDFSRFAWVNFIKEKSDTFDVFKNLITRITNLHSLKVRRIKTDHGKEFENRSFSSFCDRKGISHEFSAPKTPQQNGIAERKNRTLQEMARVMLTSKNLAKRFWAEALNIASHISNRVYLRSGSTMTSYEIIMGKKPNLRYFHVFGCVCYTLNDRDQLAKFDSKSDKCLFLGYATNSRAYRMFNLRTRTIMESINVVFDDRADLKKKTAEDDVEDLTTSDTDVNGSQENAHSDNEVVDDGPSIPSKIQKNHPSSQIIGGIREDIQTRKKDRVDYRKMVGLVCMSTMYSQVRFSCFVSQIEPKNVMEALKDEFWTNAMHDELEEFVRNDVWTLVPSPDHGNVIGTKWVLKNKTDESGNIIRNKVRLVAQGYTQVEGVDFDETFAPVARIESIRLLLAIACYMKIKLFQMDV; encoded by the exons ATGGACATCACGTTTTCAAGTGCAGCACTTCGACCACCAGTCCTTGATGGTACTAATTACAGCTTATGGAAGGTCAAGATACGATACTACATAAAATCCCTAGATGAACGGGCATGGCAGCGCGTCATCAACGGATGGACTCCACCAGTCGCAACAGATCAAGAGGGGGACAATCGACCAAAACCTGAAAGTGACTGGACTGCTGACGAAGTGCAGAACTCAAATCATAACTCAAAGGCTTTGAATGCTATATTCACATCGGTTGATATGAACATGTTCAGTTTAATCACAAACTGTACTTCGGCTAAAAAAGCATGGGATATCCTTCAATGTCATTGTGAAGGGTCTGAGAATGTGAGACGAACCAGATTAAGAATGCTTACTTCCAAATTCGAGATGATGAGGATGGAGGAATCTGAAAGCATACTTGAGTATGATCGTCGTCTACGGGAAATTGCTAATGAGGCATTCAGTGCTGGAGATTCAATCTCCAGTGAGCGTCTAGTAAGCAAAATTCTTCGTTCTCTGCCTGAAAGATTCAATATAAAAATCTGTGCAATAGATGAAGCTAAGGACACGTCCAAAATGTCAGTGGAAGATCTTATCAGCTCACTACGCACGTTTGAGATGAATCTGGACATGCAAAGGAAGGATAAAGGGAAGACAATTGCACTTCAAGCTTCTAATGACTCCTACAATGAACTTCTACAAATATCTCAGGAAGCCAATGATTCCGATCTCTGCGAGGATTCTATATCTTTTATTACAAAAAAATTTGGGGATTACTTGAAAAAAATCCGGGAAAAGAAAAAGGATGCACAACCCTCTAAATATTATAGTCTTCCTGAAAAGCCACAAAGGTCTCCTGCAATGTTACCCACTCAAACTAGGAACGAAGGCAAGGGACAACTCATATCAAGGAAGTTTGATTCAGTGCAGTGTAGAGAATGCCAAGGATTCGGTCACTATGCCAATGAGTGTGCAAACAGATTACGCAAGAACAAAGGGTACAATGCATCCCTTAGCGATGAAGAAACTGATCCTGAGGAGAATTCCACTGATGAAGACAATCAAACCTCCCTGACTGCACTACTGACAGAAACCAGCTGGCTACAAGTGAATCCTGCAGGTGTTGCTACACCTGGCTACAGCATCTGTGAAAAATCAGTATGTTTCAACTCTACAGTTTCTGGGAACTTGAATGAAGATAATCAGGAGGTTGATGGTGAAGAACTTACTCTTGAAAGTGTCCAGGAGCTTTATGAAGAACTGTTTGAAGATTGGACCAAAAGAAACAAGCTTAATGCGAATCTGGTAAAAGAAAATGCTGAACTAAAATCAGTGGTGAAAGAAAATGCTGATCTAAAAGCAGTGGTTGCTAAACTAGAGGTAATTTTGAGCAAAAAGGATTTGGAACTAGGAAAGACCAGAGAAGATCTTCAAAAAGCAACTGAAACCTTGTCCAAATTTAACACAAGCTCATCCAAGCTTGAATCCATTCTCCTGATGGGAAGAGATGACAAGAAAGGCCTAGGGTTCAAGGACATTGTGCATGAAACAGGTGAATCTTCCAAACCTACTGTTTTTGTGAAAGGAGAAGCTGACACATCTTCACAACCTCAATCCAAGTCTCCCATCAAAAGCTCTTCTCAAATAAAACAACCTTCTGCACAAATTTCTAAGAGACGAAAACGAAG GGATGATCGCATAAATCAAAAGTCAAGCCAGATGTTGCCTCGAATGTTGTCTAACATTCTTCGCAACACCTCCTACCATCAACCTACAGTAAGACAAATTTGGGTTCCAAAG GTCattg GCACAAGGTCCTCGGACAATTGCTACCAAATAGGAGAAGACCTGTCATGCAAACATGTGAAAATCACTGAACTTGACCTCTGGCATCAAAAACTTggacatgcaaacttcaaaaCCAGGAAAAACTTGAATAAGTACGATGCAGTAAGAGGTATGCCTAATCTCTCCTCTGGTATACCATATGTATGCGGTGACTGCCAAAAGGGTAAACAGACTCACGTGTCGCATCCTGTGTTGCCAACACCTGGGACAACACGGTGTCTGGAATTGCTACACATGAATCTTATGGGTCCTATGGAAGTTGAGAGCCTCGGAGGTAAGAAATACTCTTTCGTATGCGTTGATGACTTCTCACGTTTCGCATGggttaattttattaaagagAAGTCAGATACATTTGATGTATTCAAAAACTTGATCACTAGAATCACTAACCTCCACAGTCTGAAGGTAAGAAGGATCAAGACTGATCAtggtaaagaatttgaaaatcGCTCATTCTCATCATTCTGTGACAGAAAAGGTATTTCTCATGAATTCTCAGCACCAAAAACACCACAACAGAATGGGATTGCTGAACGTAAGAACAGGACTTTGCAAGAAATGGCAAGAGTAATGCTAACTTCTAAGAACCTTGCAAAGCgtttttgggcagaagccctTAACATAGCATCTCATATTTCAAATAGGGTGTATCTAAGGAGTGGATCAACCATGACTTCTTATGAAATTATTATGGGAAAGAAACCTAACCTTAGAtactttcatgtttttggttgtGTATGCTACACCTTGAATGACAGGGATCAACTGGCTAAGTTCGACTCCAAGAGTGATAAGTGTCTGTTTCTCGGATATGCCACTAATAGTCGTGCTTATCGTATGTTTAATCTTAGAACAAGAACGATTATGGAATCaattaatgttgtttttgatgaccGTGCAGATCTTAAGAAGAAAACTGCAGAAGATGATGTTGAAGATCT CACAACATCTGACACTGATGTCAACGGTTCACAGGAAAATGCTCACAGCGATAATGAGGTAGTCGATGATGGACCGAGTATTCCAAGCAAAATCCAAAAGAACCACCCGTCCTCTCAAATCATCGGAGGAATAAGGGAAGATATCCAGACCAGGAAGAAGGACAGAGTTGACTATCGAAAAATGGTTGGACTCGTGTGCATGAGTACCATGTACTCGCAGGTTAGATTTTCATGCTTTGTGTCTCAAATTGAACCTAAAAATGTTATGGAAGcattaaaagatgaattttggaCTAATGCTATGCATGATGAGCTTGAAGAGTTTGTTCGAAATGATGTGTGGACTCTAGTTCCATCTCCTGACCATGGCAATGTGATTGGCACAAAGTgggttttgaaaaataaaactgATGAGTCAGGAAACATCATTCGAAATAAAGTAAGGTTGGTTGCTCAAGGGTACACACAGGTTGAGGGGGTTGACTTCGATGAGACCTTTGCTCCTGTTGCCCGCATTGAGTCAATTCGACTTTTGCTTGCCATTGCTTGTTACATGAAAATAAaactgtttcaaatggatgtctga